Proteins from a genomic interval of Erwinia sp. SLM-02:
- a CDS encoding YceK/YidQ family lipoprotein gives MLRMLALIICLTALTGCATMDSRTPENYQRNSFYSGTQQDYHCFFDSALCALDLPLSVVGDTLMTPFDGWYYYQTPDDGETERH, from the coding sequence ATGTTACGGATGCTCGCGCTCATCATTTGCCTGACGGCTCTCACCGGCTGTGCCACCATGGACAGCAGAACGCCGGAAAACTATCAGAGAAACTCATTTTATTCAGGAACGCAGCAGGACTATCACTGCTTTTTTGATTCGGCGCTGTGCGCGCTCGATCTGCCGCTGTCGGTGGTGGGGGATACGCTGATGACGCCGTTTGACGGCTGGTACTATTATCAGACGCCGGATGATGGCGAAACAGAGCGTCACTGA
- the fabB gene encoding beta-ketoacyl-ACP synthase I, with protein sequence MKRAVITGLGIVSSIGNNQEEVLASLREGRSGITFSQELKDSGMRSHVWGNVKLSKDDISARIDRKMLRFMSDASIYAFLAMQDAVKDSGLTVEQYQNNPRVGLVAGSGGGSPFYQAASVDGMRAKGLRGVGPYMVTKAMASGVSACLATPFKIHGVNYSISSACATSAHCIGNAVEQIQLGKQDIVFAGGGEELCWEMSCEFDAMGALSTKYNETPEKASRTYDTSRDGFVIAGGGGMVVVEELEHALARGAHIYAEIVGYGATSDGADMVAPSGEGAMRCMRMAMEGVDTPVDYLNTHGTSTPVGDVKELGAIRAVFPDKTPAMSATKAMTGHSLGAAGVQEAIYSLLMLEHGFIAPSINIDELDPAAEGLDIITEPTERELTTVMSNSFGFGGTNATLVMRKLK encoded by the coding sequence ATGAAACGTGCTGTGATTACTGGCCTTGGAATCGTATCCAGTATTGGTAATAACCAGGAAGAAGTTCTGGCGTCATTACGCGAAGGACGTTCCGGCATTACCTTCTCGCAGGAGCTGAAAGATTCCGGTATGCGTAGTCACGTCTGGGGTAACGTCAAACTGTCTAAAGACGATATCTCCGCGCGTATCGATCGCAAAATGCTGCGCTTTATGAGCGATGCTTCTATCTACGCTTTCCTCGCTATGCAGGATGCCGTAAAGGATTCCGGTCTGACCGTTGAGCAGTATCAGAATAACCCACGCGTGGGCCTGGTTGCCGGTTCCGGCGGCGGCTCGCCGTTCTACCAGGCGGCCAGCGTTGACGGCATGCGCGCAAAAGGTCTGCGCGGCGTCGGTCCTTACATGGTGACTAAGGCGATGGCCTCAGGCGTGTCTGCCTGCCTGGCAACCCCGTTTAAAATTCACGGCGTGAACTACTCTATCAGCTCCGCCTGTGCGACCTCTGCCCACTGCATCGGTAACGCGGTTGAGCAAATCCAGCTGGGTAAACAGGACATCGTATTTGCCGGCGGCGGCGAAGAGCTGTGCTGGGAAATGTCCTGTGAGTTTGACGCCATGGGCGCACTCTCTACCAAATACAATGAAACCCCGGAAAAAGCCTCACGCACCTACGATACCAGCCGTGACGGCTTCGTTATCGCCGGCGGCGGCGGCATGGTGGTGGTTGAAGAGCTGGAGCACGCGCTGGCGCGTGGCGCGCACATCTACGCCGAAATCGTCGGCTATGGCGCAACCTCTGACGGTGCGGACATGGTGGCACCTTCCGGCGAAGGCGCAATGCGCTGCATGCGTATGGCGATGGAAGGCGTGGATACGCCGGTGGATTACCTCAACACTCACGGTACCTCCACACCGGTTGGCGACGTGAAAGAGCTGGGCGCGATCCGTGCCGTCTTCCCGGACAAAACTCCGGCGATGTCGGCAACCAAAGCCATGACCGGCCACTCACTGGGTGCTGCAGGCGTGCAGGAAGCTATCTACTCGCTGCTGATGCTGGAACACGGCTTTATCGCCCCAAGCATCAACATCGACGAGCTGGACCCGGCAGCAGAAGGCCTGGACATCATCACCGAACCGACCGAGCGTGAACTGACTACCGTCATGTCCAACAGCTTCGGCTTCGGCGGCACCAACGCCACCCTGGTGATGCGCAAGCTGAAGTAA
- the mnmC gene encoding bifunctional tRNA (5-methylaminomethyl-2-thiouridine)(34)-methyltransferase MnmD/FAD-dependent 5-carboxymethylaminomethyl-2-thiouridine(34) oxidoreductase MnmC, translating into MKTAPIEYAALSWNEQGTPVSRAFDDVYFSNQNGLKETEYVFLDGNGLPDRFAQHPRDLFIAAETGFGTGLNFLTLWQAFDRFRQQHPDAPLQRLHFISCEKFPLSPEDLAAAHASWPELEPWARALRQQWPSALAGCHRLLLDGGRITLDLWFGDINQLIHTFDDTLNQQVDAWFLDGFAPSKNPDMWTDALFACMARLARPGATLATFTCAGFVRRGLLAAGFSVSKRKGYGQKREMLVGHLPAAIEAPLQAPWYARPAASGDDIALIGGGVASALLANALLRRGRRVTLYSEASAPAEGASGNRQGALYPLLTHHDPALATFFPAAFTFARRMYDALTVPFEHDWCGVTQLGWDQKSADKIANMLGMALPADIARAVDADEVRAMTGVETGCGGITYPAGGWLSPAELTAGLIRQACDRGMTVHWQHELSGLLRQQDEWQLSFRQQEPVRHRNVVLCSGHRLADLAQSEKLPVYAVGGQVSHVTGGSGLAALKQVLCYDGYLTPVSPQFQQHCIGASYRRGDSSTDYRDEDQQENRDRLLRCLPQAEWAKEIDISAGSARCGVRCASRDHLPLIGALPDYDRLIEQYAQLSQQRELAGTAPVHEGAFVLGALGSRGLCSGPLAAEILAAQLCGEPIPLDSETLAAISPNRYWVRKLLKGKMLR; encoded by the coding sequence GTGAAAACCGCCCCAATTGAGTACGCTGCGCTAAGCTGGAACGAACAGGGTACACCTGTATCCCGAGCGTTTGATGACGTCTACTTCTCCAACCAGAATGGTCTGAAAGAGACGGAATACGTCTTCCTGGACGGTAACGGCCTGCCCGATCGCTTTGCTCAGCATCCGCGCGATCTGTTTATCGCCGCCGAAACCGGTTTTGGCACCGGGCTGAATTTTCTCACCCTGTGGCAGGCGTTCGATCGCTTCCGCCAGCAGCATCCCGATGCCCCACTCCAGCGCCTGCATTTCATCAGCTGCGAGAAATTCCCGCTCAGCCCTGAGGATTTAGCCGCCGCGCACGCCAGCTGGCCGGAGCTGGAACCCTGGGCGCGCGCCCTGCGGCAACAGTGGCCTTCCGCGCTGGCGGGCTGCCATCGCCTGCTGCTTGACGGCGGCCGTATCACCCTGGATCTGTGGTTTGGCGATATTAACCAGCTAATTCACACTTTTGATGACACGCTGAACCAGCAGGTGGATGCCTGGTTCCTGGACGGCTTCGCCCCGTCGAAAAACCCGGACATGTGGACCGATGCGCTGTTCGCCTGCATGGCGCGGCTGGCGCGGCCGGGCGCGACGCTGGCCACTTTCACCTGTGCCGGATTCGTGCGGCGCGGACTGCTGGCCGCAGGCTTTAGCGTCAGCAAGCGCAAAGGCTACGGGCAAAAACGCGAAATGCTGGTAGGCCATCTGCCCGCCGCCATTGAGGCTCCGCTTCAGGCACCGTGGTACGCCCGCCCCGCGGCCAGCGGTGACGATATCGCCCTGATTGGCGGCGGCGTGGCCAGCGCGCTGCTGGCCAACGCGCTGCTGCGTCGCGGCAGGCGCGTCACCCTCTACAGCGAAGCATCCGCGCCCGCCGAAGGGGCTTCCGGCAATCGCCAGGGCGCGCTTTACCCATTACTGACCCATCACGATCCGGCGCTGGCGACCTTCTTCCCCGCCGCGTTTACCTTTGCGCGGCGTATGTACGACGCGCTGACCGTTCCCTTTGAGCACGACTGGTGCGGCGTGACCCAGCTCGGCTGGGATCAAAAAAGCGCGGATAAGATCGCGAATATGCTGGGCATGGCGCTGCCTGCCGATATCGCGCGTGCGGTGGACGCCGACGAGGTCAGGGCCATGACCGGGGTGGAAACCGGCTGCGGCGGCATAACCTACCCTGCGGGCGGCTGGCTTTCCCCCGCCGAACTGACCGCCGGACTGATTCGTCAGGCCTGCGATCGGGGAATGACCGTGCACTGGCAGCACGAGCTGAGCGGTCTACTCCGCCAGCAGGATGAATGGCAGCTAAGCTTCCGCCAGCAGGAACCTGTTCGGCATCGCAACGTGGTGCTGTGCAGCGGCCACCGTCTTGCCGATCTCGCTCAGAGCGAGAAGCTGCCGGTTTACGCCGTGGGCGGCCAGGTGAGCCACGTCACCGGCGGTAGCGGACTGGCGGCGCTAAAGCAGGTGCTGTGCTACGACGGCTATCTCACCCCGGTCAGCCCGCAGTTCCAGCAGCACTGCATCGGGGCCAGCTACCGCCGGGGCGACAGCAGCACCGATTACCGCGATGAGGATCAGCAGGAAAACCGCGACCGCCTGCTGCGCTGCCTGCCGCAGGCGGAGTGGGCGAAGGAGATTGATATCAGTGCCGGATCGGCACGCTGCGGGGTGCGCTGCGCCTCCCGCGATCATCTGCCGCTCATTGGCGCGCTGCCCGACTACGATCGCCTGATTGAGCAGTACGCGCAGCTTTCTCAGCAACGGGAGCTGGCGGGCACGGCACCGGTTCACGAGGGCGCTTTTGTACTGGGCGCGCTCGGCTCGCGCGGCCTGTGCAGCGGCCCGCTGGCGGCGGAGATCCTTGCCGCACAGCTATGCGGGGAGCCGATCCCGCTGGACAGCGAGACGCTTGCCGCCATCAGCCCAAATCGTTACTGGGTGCGTAAACTGCTGAAAGGGAAAATGCTGCGATGA
- a CDS encoding (2Fe-2S)-binding protein: protein MHFTLNGRRVEIDDALSDTPLLYILRNDFQLNGPKYGCGVGECGACTIHIDGLAARSCSIPAGNVAGKSVVTLEGLAEGSQLHPVQQGFIDEQAAQCGYCTNGMIMTLVALFTRHPNASEQQIKSELAFNLCRCGTHLEILRAAEKARAIIAGGQSS, encoded by the coding sequence ATGCACTTCACGCTTAACGGCAGGCGCGTCGAGATTGACGACGCGCTGTCTGATACTCCCCTGCTCTATATCCTGCGGAATGATTTTCAGCTTAATGGTCCCAAATACGGCTGCGGCGTTGGGGAATGCGGCGCCTGCACCATCCATATTGACGGGCTGGCCGCACGTTCCTGCAGTATCCCTGCCGGCAATGTCGCAGGGAAAAGCGTTGTCACGCTGGAAGGCCTGGCAGAAGGTTCGCAGCTCCATCCGGTACAGCAGGGGTTTATTGACGAACAGGCCGCGCAGTGCGGCTACTGCACCAACGGCATGATTATGACGCTGGTGGCGCTGTTTACCCGTCACCCGAATGCCTCTGAACAGCAGATTAAAAGTGAGCTGGCCTTCAACCTCTGCCGCTGCGGCACTCACCTGGAGATCCTGCGCGCGGCGGAAAAGGCACGGGCGATTATTGCCGGAGGGCAATCGTCATGA
- a CDS encoding xanthine dehydrogenase family protein molybdopterin-binding subunit: MNTFALTRRRLLQAGGILSVSALLPHFARASGLPDSVFPVSERSMGQLDSFIALSADGSVTAFNGHVDLGTGVRTALAQYVADALDVDFSAVTMILGDTSLTPDQGPTIASSTLQVTAIPLRKAASQLRQQLIHLAAAAMKVPAEALHTESGWVVDSSTPSRRLSYGQLASNKDSHQPLDPNTPLNTGSPRYVGRSVARVDIPAKVTGKLSWIHDLRLPGMLHGRVIRPPYPGTDSSAPLGYSLISVDESSIAHLRGIVKVVVKHDFIGIVARREEQAIAAMRALKVQWQPWAKVPPLDPDTLAVTLANCAKDPRVLREDAGIDGALNERHIAVDADYVWPYQMHGSIGPSCAVADVSTSQAVIWSGTQNPHDLRHDLSLLLGMDACWIEVKRMEASGCYGRNCADDVSADAALLSQATGHPVRVQLMREQESAWEPKGSGQLMRVRGGLDKDLNVSCYELFTCYPSNNATTLPLLLTRKTKNTPNVQTMGDRSAIPQYRFPQMRVVCEDAAPLVRASWMRGVSALPNVFAHESWLDEVAWRAGQDPIAFRLRSLDDKRAVALIDDVKNLSGWQDGPTHRQRQQDEILQGRGFAWARYFHSKFPGFGAAWAAWVCDLTVNTRTGEVRIKKVFVSHDCGQMVNPAGVRHQVHGNIIQCCSRVLKETATFDSRGTTSLEWGSYPLLRFDELPEVDIRLLDYPEQPPMGAGESASVPGAAAIANALFDATGRRFRAPPFTAERVLQILQGAEQ, from the coding sequence ATGAACACCTTTGCCCTCACCCGACGCCGCCTGCTGCAGGCGGGCGGCATCCTCAGCGTCAGCGCCCTGCTGCCGCACTTCGCACGGGCATCGGGTCTGCCCGATTCCGTATTCCCGGTCAGCGAACGGTCAATGGGCCAGCTGGACAGTTTTATCGCGCTCTCCGCCGACGGCAGCGTGACCGCATTCAACGGCCATGTCGACCTCGGCACCGGCGTGCGGACCGCGCTGGCCCAGTACGTAGCCGATGCGCTCGACGTGGACTTTAGCGCGGTGACGATGATCCTCGGGGATACCTCTCTGACGCCCGATCAGGGGCCGACCATTGCCAGCTCCACGTTACAGGTCACGGCGATCCCCCTGCGGAAAGCCGCCAGCCAGCTACGCCAGCAGCTGATCCATCTGGCCGCCGCCGCGATGAAGGTGCCGGCAGAGGCGCTGCACACCGAATCCGGCTGGGTGGTGGACAGCAGCACGCCATCCCGGCGGCTGAGCTACGGTCAGCTTGCCAGCAACAAGGACAGCCATCAGCCGCTCGATCCGAATACGCCGCTGAACACCGGCAGCCCGCGCTACGTCGGCCGGTCGGTCGCCCGCGTGGATATTCCGGCCAAGGTCACCGGTAAACTGAGCTGGATCCACGATTTACGCCTGCCGGGTATGCTGCATGGCCGCGTCATCCGGCCGCCCTATCCCGGTACCGACAGCAGCGCCCCGCTGGGCTACAGCCTGATTTCCGTCGATGAAAGTTCAATTGCGCACCTGCGGGGGATCGTGAAGGTGGTGGTTAAGCATGATTTCATCGGTATTGTTGCGCGCCGCGAAGAGCAGGCTATCGCCGCCATGCGCGCGCTGAAAGTCCAGTGGCAGCCCTGGGCGAAGGTTCCGCCGCTCGATCCTGATACGCTGGCGGTGACGCTGGCGAACTGTGCGAAAGACCCGCGCGTGCTGCGTGAGGATGCGGGTATCGACGGCGCGCTGAACGAGCGGCATATCGCGGTCGATGCCGATTACGTCTGGCCCTATCAGATGCACGGTTCAATCGGGCCTTCCTGCGCGGTGGCCGACGTGTCCACCAGCCAGGCGGTGATCTGGTCCGGTACGCAGAACCCGCACGATCTCCGCCACGATTTGTCGCTGCTGCTGGGAATGGATGCCTGCTGGATTGAGGTGAAGCGCATGGAGGCCTCCGGCTGCTACGGCCGTAACTGCGCCGATGACGTTTCGGCGGATGCCGCGCTGCTGTCTCAGGCGACGGGGCATCCGGTACGCGTACAGCTGATGCGCGAACAGGAATCCGCGTGGGAGCCGAAAGGCAGCGGGCAGCTGATGCGCGTTCGCGGCGGCCTGGACAAAGACCTGAATGTTTCCTGCTACGAGCTTTTCACCTGCTATCCCTCCAATAACGCCACTACGTTACCGCTACTGTTAACCCGGAAAACTAAAAATACCCCGAACGTCCAGACGATGGGGGATCGCTCCGCGATTCCTCAGTATCGTTTCCCGCAGATGCGAGTGGTCTGCGAGGATGCCGCACCGCTGGTGCGCGCCTCGTGGATGCGCGGCGTTTCGGCACTGCCCAACGTTTTTGCTCATGAAAGCTGGCTGGATGAAGTGGCCTGGCGTGCCGGGCAGGACCCCATTGCGTTCCGTTTACGCTCGCTGGACGACAAGCGTGCCGTCGCACTGATTGATGACGTCAAAAACCTGTCCGGCTGGCAGGACGGGCCAACCCACCGCCAGCGGCAGCAGGACGAAATCCTGCAGGGCCGCGGCTTTGCCTGGGCCCGCTACTTCCACAGCAAATTCCCCGGGTTCGGGGCGGCCTGGGCGGCGTGGGTGTGCGATCTGACGGTTAATACCCGCACCGGCGAAGTGCGGATTAAAAAGGTGTTTGTCAGCCACGACTGCGGGCAGATGGTCAATCCGGCGGGGGTCCGCCATCAGGTCCACGGCAACATTATCCAGTGTTGTAGCCGGGTGCTGAAAGAGACGGCGACCTTTGATAGTCGCGGCACCACCTCGCTGGAGTGGGGAAGCTACCCGCTGCTGCGCTTCGATGAACTGCCGGAGGTCGATATCCGGCTGCTGGATTATCCCGAACAGCCGCCGATGGGCGCGGGGGAGTCGGCCTCGGTTCCCGGTGCGGCAGCGATTGCCAATGCGCTATTTGACGCCACAGGAAGGCGATTCCGTGCTCCTCCGTTTACCGCGGAGCGGGTACTGCAGATTTTACAGGGAGCTGAACAATGA